A window of the Microplitis mediator isolate UGA2020A chromosome 5, iyMicMedi2.1, whole genome shotgun sequence genome harbors these coding sequences:
- the LOC130667465 gene encoding protein pigeon: MAENLAAKLCALIKNESVKAEQWKLLGQEKDCSLLVGWIEENETLDDSLSHSVIGHYDRGKETLEVLYHFPSVLNVVQATINQSHTLLGVIVKEKIKVSKEDDEEKQDEDNDNDTEEKKESDTCLDTELEVYKAFIIELESDEKKIHTVITERRKQIRIQFLYKQKRHTGLDKFIVLIHHECIIMYTAIFNSSSDVDTIKELKSETIVRTFTWAQWDSTNQVLYHIHNRRAPTSLVTEEDNENRSKTTSSCPTLSGLQFHDELPHETVLNIPLNLPRPPSTGNCGTYEDDVIPLRVHDCSLDLIVISDPKGMVCVCHHYLYRPVQPPQHVLDASLSDSNTVHFAYSVTLLHHSCVIHCVVPGIPWSQAKLMRPTFAIAGDYMVVFVQGSFTHLLEIGATHDPSCHILCGPLPTIYSHASYLVPLLDLNSNKTVGNNKKMSFAEAQEVSNIMTIDLPTLDLMPLTITTDFLIDVFKKESSVHVRLGIIHYFMCHRHDLEVVAGLVSIISEKPRALDVVKFMQEILIGNSYSLVQKNLLPDAIPLLSLLPITTVEECVGYDAKISELSITLSHEKLWNTSVMLLSPQQRLVPYRSDLWTRLWDNLGKRSESKPRFKFSQITEKLLVSLACYQPEVLSRSSTPMSPSGGLVLATGSFGDLMSNRSNKILDSALPFIEVENCTASRQEHIVAVNLRELSMYLLKHATNAPATSYVSCTPLQVHAMATRHIAAQLESSRSLCQMLCRAANVDPRLEQERGFVLIDQLDETRRNLLFTLLERYRYAIELIAFPVPQGFSSFFTYLGYRSLKYPMFLQYVERSVFELQVDVTKIIIADISDTKENTTKKLHLLSLLPRSRAKRLLNQWLHPVSFMIRAREHAGNILSGEICQNRVRTSQHCHRHNGLAAFPSADRLSPLDTFLDLLTAKASLTELDFGLLIEATVTSTEDFL; this comes from the exons ATGGCTGAGAATCTCGCTGCTAAATTGTGTgcgttaataaaaaatgaatctgtaaaag CTGAACAGTGGAAACTTTTGGGACAAGAGAAAGACTGTTCGCTTTTGGTAGGATGGATTGAAGAAAACGAAACTCTTGATGATTCCTTATCGCACTCAGTAATTGGACATTACGATCGTGGTAAAGAAACTCTCgag gtATTGTATCATTTTCCGAGTGTACTAAATGTCGTCCAAGCGACGATAAATCAAAGCCACACTTTACTTGGAGTAATtgtcaaagaaaaaataaaagtatctaAAGAAGATGATGAAGAAAAGCAAGATGAGGACAATGATAATGATaccgaagaaaaaaaagaatcagACACGTGTTTAGATACTGAATTAGAAGTATACAAAGcttttataattgaattagagtcagatgaaaaaaaaatccatactGTGATTACTGAAAGACGGAAACAAATtcgtatacaatttttatacaaacaaAAACGTCATACAggtttagataaatttatagttttaattcATCACGAGTGTATAATTATGTACACTGCGATATTTAATAGCTCATCGGATGTAGATacaataaaagaattaaagtCTGAGACAATTGTCAGAACATTTACGTGGGCCCAATGGGATTCAACGAACCAGGTGTTGTATCATATCCATAATCGTCGGGCTCCAACTAGTCTAGTAACTGAAGAAGACAATGAAAATCGTTCCAAGACAACGAGTTCATGTCCAACGCTCAGTGGTCTTCAGTTCCATGATGAATTACCTCATGAAACGGTGCTCAATATTCCTTTGAATTTACCACGGCCTCCTAGTACAGGAAACTGTGGAACTTATGAAGACGACGTGATTCCTCTAAGGGTTCATGACTGTTCTCTAGACCTTATAGTGATTTCAGATCCCAAGGGAATGGTCTGTGTATGCCACCATTATCTGTATCGACCAGTTCAGCCGCCTCAGCATGTCCTCGACGCATCGCTCAGTGACTCAAATACAGTCCACTTTGCGTACTCAGTAACTCTGCTCCATCACAGCTGCGTTATTCACTGCGTTGTACCTGGGATACCCTGGTCTCAAGCTAAACTGATGCGTCCAACTTTTGCAATAGCCGGTGACTACATGGTAGTCTTTGTTCAGGGATCGTTTACTCATCTACTGGAAATTGGAGCAACTCATGATCCCAGTTGTCATATTCTCTGTGGACCTTTACCGACAATTTATTCACACGCTTCATATTTAGTACCACTGTTGGATCTCAATAGCAATAAAACAGTCgggaataataaaaaaatgagctTTGCTGAAGCACAGGAAGTGTCAAATATTATGACGATAGATTTACCAACACTAGATTTAATGCCGCTGACAATCAccacagattttttaattgatgtcTTTAAAAAAGAGTCGTCTGTTCACGTAAGACTGGGAATAATTCATTACTTTATGTGTCATAGACACGATCTAGAAGTCGTTGCCGGACTTGTCTCAATAATTTCTGAGAAACCTCGTGCTCTTGATGTCGTTAAATTTATGCAAGAAATATTAATCGGTAATTCGTATTCtttagtacaaaaaaatttacttcctGACGCGATTCCACTGCTTTCATTACTCCCAATTACGACTGTCGAAGAATGCGTGGGTTATGATGCTAAAATTAGCGAATTGAGTATAACACTGAGTCACGAAAAATTATGGAACACATCTGTGATGCTGCTGTCTCCTCAGCAGCGACTGGTGCCCTACAGAAGTGATTTATGGACACGGCTGTGGGATAATCTTGGAAAAAGAAGTGAAAGCAAACCtagatttaaatttagtcAGATAACTGAAAAATTGTTGGTGTCATTAGCGTGCTATCAACCGGAAGTACTTTCAAGATCTAGCACACCAATGTCCCCAAGTGGAGGATTAGTTTTAGCAACTGGATCTTTCGGTGATTTGATGAGTAATcgcagtaataaaattttagactCTGCCTTGCCGTTTATAGAAGTGGAAAATTGTACGGCATCACGACAAGAGCATATCGTTGCTGTTAATTTACGCGAACTGTCAATGTATTTATTGAAACATGCCACTAATGCTCCAGCAACTTCATATGTCTCATGTACGCCTCTGCAAGTCCACGCAATGGCAACCAGACATATAGCAGCCCAACTAGAAAGCTCAAGATCACTCTGTCAAATGCTATGTCGTGCTGCTAACGTTGATCCTCGATTAGAACAAGAGCGCGGGTTTGTTCTTATAGATCAATTAGATGAAACTAGAAGAAATTTACTCTTTACTTTATTAGAACGTTATCGTTACGCTATCGAACTGATTGCATTCCCTGTACCACAAgggttttcatcattttttacaTATCTAGGCTACCGTAGTCTTAAGTATCCCATGTTTTTACAGTACGTTGAGCGATCTGTCTTTGAATTACAAGTTGATgttactaaaattattatcgcaG atatcaGCGATACTAAAGAAAACACCACCAAGAAATTGCATTTACTGTCACTACTACCAAGATCGCGTGCTAAAAGACTGTTGAATCAGTGGCTACATCCTGTGAGCTTCATGATACGAGCTCGCGAACACGCTGGTAATATTTTATCAGGTGAAATATGTCAGAATCGTGTAAGAACTTCGCAACACTGTCATCGGCACAACGGACTCGCGGCTTTCCCTTCAGCTGATCGGCTGTCACCTCTCGATACTTTCCTTGACTTGTTAACTGCCAAAGCAAGTCTTACAGAACTAGACTTTGGTCTGCTTATAGAAGCAACTGTTACTTCCACAGAGGACTtcctttaa